The following are encoded in a window of Sminthopsis crassicaudata isolate SCR6 chromosome 3, ASM4859323v1, whole genome shotgun sequence genomic DNA:
- the HMBS gene encoding porphobilinogen deaminase isoform X1 — MSESGDAAAGDSNSPKMRVIRVGTRKSELARTQTDSVVKMLLNLYPGLQFEIVAMSTTGDKILDTALSKIGEKSLFTKELEYALEKNEVDLVVHSLKDLPTVLPPAFTIGAVCKRESPYDAVIFHPKYAGQTLATLPEKSVVGTSSLRRAAQLQRKYPHLEFKSIRGNLNTRLRKLDEQQEFSAIILAAAGLQRMNWQDRIGQLLYPEECLYAVGQGALGVEVRAKDQEVLDLVRVLHDPETLLRCIAERAFLRHLEGGCSVPVAVHTVLKDGQLYLTGGVWSLDGSDSLKETMQTTINILGQLEDGPEDDVQRVGITARHISQGAQMAAENLGISLANLLLNKGAKRILDVARQLNDAR; from the exons ATGTCCGAGAGCGGAGATGCGGCCGCAGGG GACAGTAACAGCCCAAAGATGAGAGTGATCCGCGTGGGGACTCGCAAGAGCGAG CTGGCAAGGACACAGACGGACAGTGTGGTGAAAATGCTGCTGAACCTCTACCCTGGTCTGCAGTTTGAAATCG TTGCCATGTCCACCACTGGGGATAAGATCCTGGATACTGCACTCTCCAAG ATTGGAGAAAAAAGTCTATTTACTAAAGAGCTGGAATATGCTTTGGAAAAGAATGA AGTGGACCTGGTTGTGCACTCCCTGAAGGATTTGCCCACTGTCCTGCCCCCAGCCTTCACTATTGGTGCTGTCTGCAA GCGGGAAAGCCCCTATGATGCTGTTATCTTCCATCCAAAATATGCTGGACAGACCTTGGCTACCCTGCCAGAGAAGAG TGTAGTAGGAACCAGCTCCCTTCGTAGAGCAGCTCAGTTGCAGCGGAAATATCCACACCTGGAATTCAAGAGTATT AGAGGCAATCTCAATACTAGGCTTCGGAAGCTGGATGAACAGCAGGAATTTAGTGCCATCATCCTAGCAGCAGCTGGACTGCAGCGTATGAATTGGCAGGACCGCATAGGGCAG CTCCTGTACCCTGAAGAATGTCTATATGCTGTGGGCCAG GGGGCCTTGGGTGTTGAAGTCCGAGCCAAGGACCAAGAAGTGTTAGATTTGGTACGAGTGCTCCATGATCCTGAGACCTTGCTCAGATGCATTGCTGAGAGGGCCTTCCTGAGGCACCTG GAAGGAGGCTGCAGTGTGCCTGTGGCAGTCCATACAGTCCTCAAGGATGGGCAG CTATACCTCACTGGTGGAGTTTGGAGTCTGGACGGCTCAGACAGTCTGAAGGAAACCATGCAGACTACCATCAATATCTTAGGCCAG CTTGAAGATGGCCCAGAGGATGACGTGCAGCGGGTGGGCATCACTGCCCGACATATTTCTCAGGGAGCCCAGATGGCAGCTGAAAACCTGGGTATCAGTCTTGCTAATCTGCTGCTCAACAAGGGAGCAAAGAGAATCCTGGATGTGGCAAGGCAGCTCAATGATGCACGCTAA
- the H2AX gene encoding histone H2AX yields the protein MSGRGKTGGKARAKAKSRSSRAGLQFPVGRVHRLLRKGHYAERVGAGAPVYLAAVLEYLTAEILELAGNAARDNKKTRIIPRHLQLAIRNDEELNKLLGGVTIAQGGVLPNIQAVLLPKKSGAITGPKAPGSGGSKKSTQASQEY from the coding sequence ATGTCGGGTCGCGGCAAGACCGGCGGGAAGGCCCGTGCCAAGGCCAAGTCTCGCTCTTCGCGGGCTGGGCTGCAGTTCCCTGTGGGCCGTGTGCACCGACTGCTGAGAAAAGGCCACTACGCGGAACGAGTCGGGGCTGGCGCGCCGGTGTACTTGGCCGCTGTGCTGGAGTACTTGACGGCTGAGATCCTGGAGCTGGCGGGGAACGCGGCCCGGGACAACAAGAAGACCCGCATCATCCCCCGCCACCTGCAGTTGGCCATCCGTAACGACGAGGAGCTCAACAAACTCCTGGGCGGCGTGACCATCGCCCAGGGCGGCGTCCTGCCCAACATCCAGGCGGTGCTGCTGCCCAAGAAAAGCGGCGCCATCACCGGCCCCAAGGCCCCGGGCAGCGGCGGAAGCAAGAAGAGCACGCAGGCCTCGCAGGAATACTGA
- the HMBS gene encoding porphobilinogen deaminase isoform X5, with protein MSESGDAAAGDSNSPKMRVIRVGTRKSELARTQTDSVVKMLLNLYPGLQFEIVAMSTTGDKILDTALSKIGEKSLFTKELEYALEKNEVDLVVHSLKDLPTVLPPAFTIGAVCKRESPYDAVIFHPKYAGQTLATLPEKSVVGTSSLRRAAQLQRKYPHLEFKSIRGNLNTRLRKLDEQQEFSAIILAAAGLQRMNWQDRIGQLLYPEECLYAVGQGALGVEVRAKDQEVLDLVRVLHDPETLLRCIAERAFLRHLEGGCSVPVAVHTVLKDGQLEDGPEDDVQRVGITARHISQGAQMAAENLGISLANLLLNKGAKRILDVARQLNDAR; from the exons ATGTCCGAGAGCGGAGATGCGGCCGCAGGG GACAGTAACAGCCCAAAGATGAGAGTGATCCGCGTGGGGACTCGCAAGAGCGAG CTGGCAAGGACACAGACGGACAGTGTGGTGAAAATGCTGCTGAACCTCTACCCTGGTCTGCAGTTTGAAATCG TTGCCATGTCCACCACTGGGGATAAGATCCTGGATACTGCACTCTCCAAG ATTGGAGAAAAAAGTCTATTTACTAAAGAGCTGGAATATGCTTTGGAAAAGAATGA AGTGGACCTGGTTGTGCACTCCCTGAAGGATTTGCCCACTGTCCTGCCCCCAGCCTTCACTATTGGTGCTGTCTGCAA GCGGGAAAGCCCCTATGATGCTGTTATCTTCCATCCAAAATATGCTGGACAGACCTTGGCTACCCTGCCAGAGAAGAG TGTAGTAGGAACCAGCTCCCTTCGTAGAGCAGCTCAGTTGCAGCGGAAATATCCACACCTGGAATTCAAGAGTATT AGAGGCAATCTCAATACTAGGCTTCGGAAGCTGGATGAACAGCAGGAATTTAGTGCCATCATCCTAGCAGCAGCTGGACTGCAGCGTATGAATTGGCAGGACCGCATAGGGCAG CTCCTGTACCCTGAAGAATGTCTATATGCTGTGGGCCAG GGGGCCTTGGGTGTTGAAGTCCGAGCCAAGGACCAAGAAGTGTTAGATTTGGTACGAGTGCTCCATGATCCTGAGACCTTGCTCAGATGCATTGCTGAGAGGGCCTTCCTGAGGCACCTG GAAGGAGGCTGCAGTGTGCCTGTGGCAGTCCATACAGTCCTCAAGGATGGGCAG CTTGAAGATGGCCCAGAGGATGACGTGCAGCGGGTGGGCATCACTGCCCGACATATTTCTCAGGGAGCCCAGATGGCAGCTGAAAACCTGGGTATCAGTCTTGCTAATCTGCTGCTCAACAAGGGAGCAAAGAGAATCCTGGATGTGGCAAGGCAGCTCAATGATGCACGCTAA
- the HMBS gene encoding porphobilinogen deaminase isoform X3, producing the protein MRVIRVGTRKSELARTQTDSVVKMLLNLYPGLQFEIVAMSTTGDKILDTALSKIGEKSLFTKELEYALEKNEVDLVVHSLKDLPTVLPPAFTIGAVCKRESPYDAVIFHPKYAGQTLATLPEKSVVGTSSLRRAAQLQRKYPHLEFKSIRGNLNTRLRKLDEQQEFSAIILAAAGLQRMNWQDRIGQLLYPEECLYAVGQGALGVEVRAKDQEVLDLVRVLHDPETLLRCIAERAFLRHLEGGCSVPVAVHTVLKDGQLYLTGGVWSLDGSDSLKETMQTTINILGQLEDGPEDDVQRVGITARHISQGAQMAAENLGISLANLLLNKGAKRILDVARQLNDAR; encoded by the exons ATGAGAGTGATCCGCGTGGGGACTCGCAAGAGCGAG CTGGCAAGGACACAGACGGACAGTGTGGTGAAAATGCTGCTGAACCTCTACCCTGGTCTGCAGTTTGAAATCG TTGCCATGTCCACCACTGGGGATAAGATCCTGGATACTGCACTCTCCAAG ATTGGAGAAAAAAGTCTATTTACTAAAGAGCTGGAATATGCTTTGGAAAAGAATGA AGTGGACCTGGTTGTGCACTCCCTGAAGGATTTGCCCACTGTCCTGCCCCCAGCCTTCACTATTGGTGCTGTCTGCAA GCGGGAAAGCCCCTATGATGCTGTTATCTTCCATCCAAAATATGCTGGACAGACCTTGGCTACCCTGCCAGAGAAGAG TGTAGTAGGAACCAGCTCCCTTCGTAGAGCAGCTCAGTTGCAGCGGAAATATCCACACCTGGAATTCAAGAGTATT AGAGGCAATCTCAATACTAGGCTTCGGAAGCTGGATGAACAGCAGGAATTTAGTGCCATCATCCTAGCAGCAGCTGGACTGCAGCGTATGAATTGGCAGGACCGCATAGGGCAG CTCCTGTACCCTGAAGAATGTCTATATGCTGTGGGCCAG GGGGCCTTGGGTGTTGAAGTCCGAGCCAAGGACCAAGAAGTGTTAGATTTGGTACGAGTGCTCCATGATCCTGAGACCTTGCTCAGATGCATTGCTGAGAGGGCCTTCCTGAGGCACCTG GAAGGAGGCTGCAGTGTGCCTGTGGCAGTCCATACAGTCCTCAAGGATGGGCAG CTATACCTCACTGGTGGAGTTTGGAGTCTGGACGGCTCAGACAGTCTGAAGGAAACCATGCAGACTACCATCAATATCTTAGGCCAG CTTGAAGATGGCCCAGAGGATGACGTGCAGCGGGTGGGCATCACTGCCCGACATATTTCTCAGGGAGCCCAGATGGCAGCTGAAAACCTGGGTATCAGTCTTGCTAATCTGCTGCTCAACAAGGGAGCAAAGAGAATCCTGGATGTGGCAAGGCAGCTCAATGATGCACGCTAA
- the HMBS gene encoding porphobilinogen deaminase isoform X2 gives MSESGDAAAGDSNSPKMRVIRVGTRKSELARTQTDSVVKMLLNLYPGLQFEIVAMSTTGDKILDTALSKIGEKSLFTKELEYALEKNEVDLVVHSLKDLPTVLPPAFTIGAVCKRESPYDAVIFHPKYAGQTLATLPEKSVVGTSSLRRAAQLQRKYPHLEFKSIRGNLNTRLRKLDEQQEFSAIILAAAGLQRMNWQDRIGQGALGVEVRAKDQEVLDLVRVLHDPETLLRCIAERAFLRHLEGGCSVPVAVHTVLKDGQLYLTGGVWSLDGSDSLKETMQTTINILGQLEDGPEDDVQRVGITARHISQGAQMAAENLGISLANLLLNKGAKRILDVARQLNDAR, from the exons ATGTCCGAGAGCGGAGATGCGGCCGCAGGG GACAGTAACAGCCCAAAGATGAGAGTGATCCGCGTGGGGACTCGCAAGAGCGAG CTGGCAAGGACACAGACGGACAGTGTGGTGAAAATGCTGCTGAACCTCTACCCTGGTCTGCAGTTTGAAATCG TTGCCATGTCCACCACTGGGGATAAGATCCTGGATACTGCACTCTCCAAG ATTGGAGAAAAAAGTCTATTTACTAAAGAGCTGGAATATGCTTTGGAAAAGAATGA AGTGGACCTGGTTGTGCACTCCCTGAAGGATTTGCCCACTGTCCTGCCCCCAGCCTTCACTATTGGTGCTGTCTGCAA GCGGGAAAGCCCCTATGATGCTGTTATCTTCCATCCAAAATATGCTGGACAGACCTTGGCTACCCTGCCAGAGAAGAG TGTAGTAGGAACCAGCTCCCTTCGTAGAGCAGCTCAGTTGCAGCGGAAATATCCACACCTGGAATTCAAGAGTATT AGAGGCAATCTCAATACTAGGCTTCGGAAGCTGGATGAACAGCAGGAATTTAGTGCCATCATCCTAGCAGCAGCTGGACTGCAGCGTATGAATTGGCAGGACCGCATAGGGCAG GGGGCCTTGGGTGTTGAAGTCCGAGCCAAGGACCAAGAAGTGTTAGATTTGGTACGAGTGCTCCATGATCCTGAGACCTTGCTCAGATGCATTGCTGAGAGGGCCTTCCTGAGGCACCTG GAAGGAGGCTGCAGTGTGCCTGTGGCAGTCCATACAGTCCTCAAGGATGGGCAG CTATACCTCACTGGTGGAGTTTGGAGTCTGGACGGCTCAGACAGTCTGAAGGAAACCATGCAGACTACCATCAATATCTTAGGCCAG CTTGAAGATGGCCCAGAGGATGACGTGCAGCGGGTGGGCATCACTGCCCGACATATTTCTCAGGGAGCCCAGATGGCAGCTGAAAACCTGGGTATCAGTCTTGCTAATCTGCTGCTCAACAAGGGAGCAAAGAGAATCCTGGATGTGGCAAGGCAGCTCAATGATGCACGCTAA
- the HMBS gene encoding porphobilinogen deaminase isoform X4, whose product MRVIRVGTRKSELARTQTDSVVKMLLNLYPGLQFEIVAMSTTGDKILDTALSKIGEKSLFTKELEYALEKNEVDLVVHSLKDLPTVLPPAFTIGAVCKRESPYDAVIFHPKYAGQTLATLPEKSVVGTSSLRRAAQLQRKYPHLEFKSIRGNLNTRLRKLDEQQEFSAIILAAAGLQRMNWQDRIGQGALGVEVRAKDQEVLDLVRVLHDPETLLRCIAERAFLRHLEGGCSVPVAVHTVLKDGQLYLTGGVWSLDGSDSLKETMQTTINILGQLEDGPEDDVQRVGITARHISQGAQMAAENLGISLANLLLNKGAKRILDVARQLNDAR is encoded by the exons ATGAGAGTGATCCGCGTGGGGACTCGCAAGAGCGAG CTGGCAAGGACACAGACGGACAGTGTGGTGAAAATGCTGCTGAACCTCTACCCTGGTCTGCAGTTTGAAATCG TTGCCATGTCCACCACTGGGGATAAGATCCTGGATACTGCACTCTCCAAG ATTGGAGAAAAAAGTCTATTTACTAAAGAGCTGGAATATGCTTTGGAAAAGAATGA AGTGGACCTGGTTGTGCACTCCCTGAAGGATTTGCCCACTGTCCTGCCCCCAGCCTTCACTATTGGTGCTGTCTGCAA GCGGGAAAGCCCCTATGATGCTGTTATCTTCCATCCAAAATATGCTGGACAGACCTTGGCTACCCTGCCAGAGAAGAG TGTAGTAGGAACCAGCTCCCTTCGTAGAGCAGCTCAGTTGCAGCGGAAATATCCACACCTGGAATTCAAGAGTATT AGAGGCAATCTCAATACTAGGCTTCGGAAGCTGGATGAACAGCAGGAATTTAGTGCCATCATCCTAGCAGCAGCTGGACTGCAGCGTATGAATTGGCAGGACCGCATAGGGCAG GGGGCCTTGGGTGTTGAAGTCCGAGCCAAGGACCAAGAAGTGTTAGATTTGGTACGAGTGCTCCATGATCCTGAGACCTTGCTCAGATGCATTGCTGAGAGGGCCTTCCTGAGGCACCTG GAAGGAGGCTGCAGTGTGCCTGTGGCAGTCCATACAGTCCTCAAGGATGGGCAG CTATACCTCACTGGTGGAGTTTGGAGTCTGGACGGCTCAGACAGTCTGAAGGAAACCATGCAGACTACCATCAATATCTTAGGCCAG CTTGAAGATGGCCCAGAGGATGACGTGCAGCGGGTGGGCATCACTGCCCGACATATTTCTCAGGGAGCCCAGATGGCAGCTGAAAACCTGGGTATCAGTCTTGCTAATCTGCTGCTCAACAAGGGAGCAAAGAGAATCCTGGATGTGGCAAGGCAGCTCAATGATGCACGCTAA
- the HMBS gene encoding porphobilinogen deaminase isoform X6, producing MRVIRVGTRKSELARTQTDSVVKMLLNLYPGLQFEIVAMSTTGDKILDTALSKIGEKSLFTKELEYALEKNEVDLVVHSLKDLPTVLPPAFTIGAVCKRESPYDAVIFHPKYAGQTLATLPEKSVVGTSSLRRAAQLQRKYPHLEFKSIRGNLNTRLRKLDEQQEFSAIILAAAGLQRMNWQDRIGQLLYPEECLYAVGQGALGVEVRAKDQEVLDLVRVLHDPETLLRCIAERAFLRHLEGGCSVPVAVHTVLKDGQLEDGPEDDVQRVGITARHISQGAQMAAENLGISLANLLLNKGAKRILDVARQLNDAR from the exons ATGAGAGTGATCCGCGTGGGGACTCGCAAGAGCGAG CTGGCAAGGACACAGACGGACAGTGTGGTGAAAATGCTGCTGAACCTCTACCCTGGTCTGCAGTTTGAAATCG TTGCCATGTCCACCACTGGGGATAAGATCCTGGATACTGCACTCTCCAAG ATTGGAGAAAAAAGTCTATTTACTAAAGAGCTGGAATATGCTTTGGAAAAGAATGA AGTGGACCTGGTTGTGCACTCCCTGAAGGATTTGCCCACTGTCCTGCCCCCAGCCTTCACTATTGGTGCTGTCTGCAA GCGGGAAAGCCCCTATGATGCTGTTATCTTCCATCCAAAATATGCTGGACAGACCTTGGCTACCCTGCCAGAGAAGAG TGTAGTAGGAACCAGCTCCCTTCGTAGAGCAGCTCAGTTGCAGCGGAAATATCCACACCTGGAATTCAAGAGTATT AGAGGCAATCTCAATACTAGGCTTCGGAAGCTGGATGAACAGCAGGAATTTAGTGCCATCATCCTAGCAGCAGCTGGACTGCAGCGTATGAATTGGCAGGACCGCATAGGGCAG CTCCTGTACCCTGAAGAATGTCTATATGCTGTGGGCCAG GGGGCCTTGGGTGTTGAAGTCCGAGCCAAGGACCAAGAAGTGTTAGATTTGGTACGAGTGCTCCATGATCCTGAGACCTTGCTCAGATGCATTGCTGAGAGGGCCTTCCTGAGGCACCTG GAAGGAGGCTGCAGTGTGCCTGTGGCAGTCCATACAGTCCTCAAGGATGGGCAG CTTGAAGATGGCCCAGAGGATGACGTGCAGCGGGTGGGCATCACTGCCCGACATATTTCTCAGGGAGCCCAGATGGCAGCTGAAAACCTGGGTATCAGTCTTGCTAATCTGCTGCTCAACAAGGGAGCAAAGAGAATCCTGGATGTGGCAAGGCAGCTCAATGATGCACGCTAA
- the DPAGT1 gene encoding UDP-N-acetylglucosamine--dolichyl-phosphate N-acetylglucosaminephosphotransferase, with product MAMMRPFPALPLLINLGGSLLGFVATLTLIPAFRGHFITARLCGLDLNKTSRQPIPESQGVISGAVFLIILFCFIPVPFLNCFVEDQCKAFPYQEFVALIGALLAICCMIFLGFADDVLNLRWRHKLLLPTTASLPLLMVYFTNFGNTTIVVPKPFRSMLGLHLDLGILYYVYMGLLAVFCTNAINILAGINGLEAGQSLVISASIIIFNLVELEGDYQDDHVFSLYFMIPFFFTTLGLLYHNWYPSQVFVGDTFCYFAGMTFAVVGILGHFSKTMLLFFMPQVFNFLYSLPQLLHIIPCPRHRVPRLNTKTGKLEMSYSKFKAKNLSLLGTLILKGAEALRLVAVRRGENEAGAYIECNNMTLINLLIKILGPIHERNLTLLLLLLQILASAITFSIRYQLVRLFYDI from the exons ATGGCTATGATGCGGCCTTTCCCGGCGCTGCCGCTGCTCATCAACCTGGGCGGCTCGCTGCTGGGCTTCGTGGCCACGCTCACGCTCATCCCGGCCTTCCGCGGCCACTTTATCACGGCTCGCCTCTGCGGCCTGGACCTCAACAAGACCAGCCGCCAGCCCAT CCCCGAGTCCCAGGGTGTCATCAGTGGTGCAGTTTTCCTCATCATCCTCTTCTGCTTCATCCCTGTTCCCTTCCTAAACTGCTTTGTGGAGGACCAGTGTAAGGCCTTTCCCTACCAGGAG TTTGTGGCCCTGATAGGAGCCCTGCTTGCTATCTGCTGCATGATCTTTCTGGGCTTTGCGGATGATGTGCTGAATCTGCGATGGCGTCACAAGCTGCTGCTGCCCACCACCGCCTCGCTGCCTCTCCTCATGGTCTACTTCACCAACTTCGGCAATACGACCATCGTGGTGCCAAAGCCTTTCCGCTCCATGCTTGGCTTGCATCTGGACCTGG gaATCCTATACTATGTCTACATGGGACTGCTGGCTGTCTTCTGTACCAACGCTATCAACATCTTGGCAGGGATCAATGGGCTGGAGGCTGGACAGTCTCTAGTCATTTCTGCCTCCATTATCATCTTTAATCTGGTAGAGCTTGAAG GTGATTACCAAGATGATCACGTCTTTTCTCTCTACTTCATGATTCCATTCTTCTTCACCACTTTGGGACTGCTGTATCATAACTG GTACCCATCCCAGGTGTTTGTGGGCGACACTTTCTGCTACTTTGCAGGCATGACCTTTGCTGTGGTGGGCATCTTGGGGCACTTCAGCAAGACAATGCTCCTCTTCTTCATGCCTCAGGTGTTCAACTTTCTCTACTCCCTTCCACAACTTCTCCATATCATCCCTTGTCCTCGACACCGGGTGCCCAG GCTCAATACCAAGACAGGGAAGCTGGAGATGAGCTATTCCAAATTCAAAGCCAAGAACCTTTCTCTGTTGGGGACCCTAATTCTGAAG GGTGCAGAAGCCCTCCGTCTAGTGGCTGTCCGACGAGGTGAAAATGAGGCTGGTGCCTACATTGAATGCAACAATATGACCCTTATTAACCTGCTCATAAAGATCCTAGGGCCCATTCATGAAAGAAATCTCACTTTGTTGCTTCTGCTCCTGCAG ATTTTGGCTAGTGCTATCACATTCTCCATTCGATACCAGCTCGTTCGGCTCTTCTATGATATTTGA